A section of the Pseudophryne corroboree isolate aPseCor3 chromosome 11, aPseCor3.hap2, whole genome shotgun sequence genome encodes:
- the LOC134970236 gene encoding general transcription factor II-I repeat domain-containing protein 2B-like, whose amino-acid sequence MQSMKDTTTGKDLLEAVNQCVSKLGVEWEKLAGVTTDGSPNLTGKNIGLLKRIQDQVSEKNPELKIVFLHCIIHQEVLCKSVLKLSNVVDTVTKVVNYIRARGLNHRQFVALLEETEAEHTDILYHTNVRWLSLGNVLKRVWELREQIGVFLNMKGKEPDFPQLKNKDWLSDFAFAVDVMGHMNELNLRLQGKGLFAHDLHFSVKSFMTKLLLFSRHLRNKQFTHFCTLHQVAVSDENLEKYASSVLDLHGEFSWRFNDFKTIEKDLSLVSSPFTFDVDNAPCDLQLELIDLQCDALLKEQFKSEPLPRFYASLNGQNFPKIKAHARKMLVLFGSTYICEQAFSVMKFNKSKHRSSMNDEHLAAVLRIATTEMMPDFASLVNAHQRFQSSH is encoded by the coding sequence atgcagtccatgaaagatacaacaactggaaaggatttattggaggctgtaaatcagtgtgtatccaaacttggagtggagtgggaaaaattggctggtgtgacaactgacggaagccccaatctaacaggaaaaaatattggattgctaaaaagaattcaagaccaagtcagtgaaaagaatccagaactcaaaattgtctttctacattgcatcatacatcaagaggtcctttgtaaaagtgttctaaaattaagcaacgttgtggacacagttacaaaagtggttaactacattcgcgcaagaggattaaatcacagacaatttgtagctctgctagaggagactgaagctgagcacacagatatcctatatcataccaatgtgagatggcttagcttggggaatgttttgaaaagagtgtgggagctgagagagcagattggggtgtttctaaacatgaaaggaaaagaacccgattttccccagctgaaaaataaggattggctatctgatttcgcatttgctgttgatgttatgggccacatgaatgaattaaatctaagattgcaagggaaggggctttttgctcatgatctgcatttcagcgtgaagtcatttatgaccaaattgctgcttttctcccgtcatttaaggaacaagcagttcactcatttctgcactttgcatcaagttgctgtttcagatgaaaatctggaaaaatacgcatcatcagtactcgatttacatggggagttttcatggagattcaatgatttcaaaacaatagaaaaagatttatctttggtctcctcacctttcacatttgatgtcgacaatgctccttgtgatcttcaacttgagcttattgacctgcagtgtgatgctttgcttaaagagcaattcaaatcagaacctcttccacggttttatgcctctctcaatggtcaaaactttccaaagatcaaggctcatgcgcggaagatgcttgtgctatttggttcaacctacatatgcgagcaggcattttctgtgatgaaatttaacaagtcaaaacacagatcttccatgaatgatgagcaccttgcagctgtgcttcggattgcgacaacagagatgatgcctgacttcgcttctctggttaatgcgcatcagaggtttcaatcatctcactga